A stretch of Aedes aegypti strain LVP_AGWG chromosome 2, AaegL5.0 Primary Assembly, whole genome shotgun sequence DNA encodes these proteins:
- the LOC5567314 gene encoding ubiquitin-fold modifier-conjugating enzyme 1 yields MVDESTRKTLSSIPLLQTKAGPRDKELWVQRLKEEYQALIKYVQNNKSSDSDWFRLESNKEGTKWFGKCWYVHNLLKYEFDVEFDIPVTYPATAPEIALPELDGKTAKMYRGGKICLTDHFKPLWSRNVPKFGIAHAMALGLAPWLAVEIPDLIEKGVVAYKEKGETSS; encoded by the exons ATGGTAGACGAAAGCACCAGAAAAACGCTGAGCAGCATTCCACTCCTGCAAACAAAAGCAGGCCCTCGGGACAAGGAGCTCTGGGTCCAGCGACTGAAAGAAGAGTACCAAGCACTGATCAAG TACGTGCAAAACAATAAATCGTCCGATTCGGATTGGTTCCGGCTGGAGTCGAACAAGGAGGGCACCAAGTGGTTCGGCAAGTGTTGGTACGTCCACAACCTGCTCAAGTACGAATTCGACGTCGAGTTTGAC ATTCCAGTGACCTATCCAGCGACGGCGCCGGAAATTGCACTACCGGAACTAGATGGCAAAACCGCTAAGATGTATCGAGGTGGGAAAATCTGCCTAACGGACCATTTTAAACCGCTGTGGTCACGGAATGTGCCCAAATTTGGAATAGCACATGCAATGGCCCTTGGG CTCGCACCTTGGCTGGCGGTTGAAATACCGGATTTGATAGAGAAAGGAGTTGTCGCTTACAAGGAAAAGGGAGAAACTTCCAGTTAA